The sequence CGGGGGCGGGTCAGGCCGGCGTGGACGCGCTGCACCTCCAGCTCGGCAAGATCGCCGGGGACCGGGTGCTCGGCTCCCGCCCCGGCGACGTGCGCCAGGCGGTCGGCGACGAGCTCGGCCCGTTCCCCGCGCCGCTGGCGCTCAACGTGGTGCCGTGGGCCGGGTCGCTCGTCGACTTCGGGTGGTCGTCCGAGGAGATGAAGATCCGCAACGAGTCGCGCAAGATCCTCGGGCTGCCCGACCTGAAGGTCTCCGCCACCTGCGTACGGGTGCCGGTGGTGACCGGCCACTCGGTGGCCGTGCACGCGGTCTTCGCCACCGAGGTGGACGCCGAGGGCGCCCGCGAGGCGCTGCGGAACGCCCCCGGCGTGATCCTGGTCGACGACCCCGCCGCCGGCGAGTTCCCGATGCCGATCGACGCGGTCGGCACCGACCCGTCCTGGGTCGGCCGGATCCGCCGCGCCCTGGACGACCCGCGCGCCCTGGACCTCTTCGTCACCGGCGACAACCTCCGCAAGGGCGCCGCCCTGAACACCGCCCAGATCGCCGAACTCCTAGCCAAGGAACTCACCCGCCCCTGACCCGCCCGGTCACCCCGCCCACCGACGCCCGCCGGCGCGGGCCCCCCGCCCAAGGGCGGCCAGTTTCAGAGAAAGAGGCCCTATCCAAGCGCGGATAGGGCCTCTTTCTCTGAAGATGCGGCGGGAGTCGGTGGGGGTGCGGCGCGGGGACGGGGGGTGGGTCAGGCGGCGGCCAGGCGGACGCCGTCGCGGCCGTGGCGCTTGACCGCGTAGAGGGCCTGGTCGGCGCGGCGGAGGGTGAGTTCCGCGGACTCGCCGGGTTGGGGGAGGGCCACCCCGACGCTGATGGTGCGCCCGGTACGTCGGGCGGCCTCGGTCAGCCGCTCGGCGATCCGGACCGCCTCCTCGGGGCGGCTCACCTCGATCACCGCGACGAACTCGTCGCCACCGACCCGGTACAGCTCGTCGCCCTGGCGCAGCGCGCCCTCCAGCGCCCGGGCCAGTCCGACCAGCAGCCGGTCGCCGGCCTGGTGGCCGTACGTGTCGTTGACCGTCTTGAACCCGTCCACGTCGATGGCGAGCAGGGCGGTACGCCCCGGCGTGGCCGCCCTGATCCGCTGGCCGAACGGCCCGGTGTGCCGGAGCCCGGTGAGCGGGTCGGAGCTGGCCTGCTCGCGGAGCCGGGCCAGCGTACGGAGCCGGTCCAGCGCACCCCAGGCCTGCCCGGCCAGCAGTTCGATCAGGTTGACCGTGGTCGGGTCGGGCCGCAGCAGCCGCTCGTCCGCGACCAGCAGCACCCCGCCCGCGTCGGGCTGGCCGACCGGCACCGACACCAGGGTGCGTACCCCGGCCCGGGCCAGCGGCGCGTATTCGTCCGTGGGCGGATGACCCGCCTCGCCCAGCGTGTACGCGGTGCCGTGCCGATGGGCCCGGGCCACCATCCGGCTGAGCGGCCCGGCCCCGGCCTCGGTCAGCTCGGCCCGGATGCGCGACTCCAACTCGCCGGGCGCACCGGTCGGGTCGACGAGGCGGGGGCCGCTCCGGCCGGTAAGCACCAGCACGGCGCAGGAGAGGGTGGAGACGTCCCGGGCCGCGGTGAGGGCCGCGGCCATCAGGTCCGGACCGGTCGGGGCGGCGGTGAACGCGGTGGCGTGGCGCAGCAGCTTCTCGCTGCGGGTCTCGGCCGGCGGTCCGCCGAGGGCCACGATCCGCGCGCCCAGCCGGCCCGCCAGCCGTTCCGCGGTCTGCCGCCACCGACCCAGCTCGGCCGGCCCGCTCCACTGCAGGTCGAGCACCCCGATCGGGCGGCCCGCCGGGTCGAGCACCGGTACACAGATCTCGGCGGTCACGTCGGGGCGCAGCGGGAGATAGTCCGGGTCGGCGGTCACGTCGGGCACCGTGGCCCCCTCGCCGGAGGCGTAGACCCGGCCGACGATGCCGGACTTCGGCGGCACGGTGGAGAAGACCTGCCATGATCCGGTGGCGGCGACGCAGCGCAGCCGGTCGTGGACCTGGAGCAGCACGGAGATCGTCGCGGGGGCGTACCGGGCGAGCGCGGTCACGGTCCACTGGCACGCCTCGACGGCGGTCGGCGCCATCGGCAGGCGGACCGTGACGTCCCGGACGACTCGCTCGTGATCCACGTTCTTCCAGGTGGGGGCGGGCCCGGCCGGTGCCGGGGCTGCGATCAAGCGTACTCAGCCGAGGGCGGTCCGCCACGGGAAAGATCACCTGTCGTTCGTACACATGTGCCATCCACAGGCTGTGGACAGGGCCTGTGGGCTGCGCGACGGGCCCGCCCGCGACGGCCTCGCCGGGTTAGCGTGAGAGGTCCCGGTCGCAGTGGAGGAGCCATGCTCATCGCCCAGCTGAGTGACCCGCACCTGACCACCGGCGTGCTCGGCGCCGTGCCTGCCGCCGGTCTGCACCGCGCGCTCGGCCGGGTGCTGGCGCTGCGCCCTCGCCCGGACTGCGTGGTGATCACCGGCGACCTGGTGGATCAGGGTCGCCCCGACGAGTACGCGACGCTGCGCGAGGTGATCGGGCGGTACCCGCTGCCGGTGCACCTGGTGGCCGGCAACCACGACGACCGGGAGTCGCTGCTGGACGCCTTCGGCGGCACCCCGTACCTGGGCGGCGGCTTCTCCGCGCACTACCACGTCGACCATCCGGACGTGACCGTCGTGGTGCTGGACTCGCTGACCCCGGGGGAGGGCGGCGGCCGGCTCGGAGAGGACCAGCTCGGCTGGCTCGACGGGGTGCTGGCTGGCCGCGCGGACGTGCCCGCCCTGGTCTGCCTGCACCACCCGCCGGTCGCCGTCGGCGTCCCGGCCGCCGACGCCGTCCGGCTCGCCGACGGTGACGCGCTCGCCGAGGTCGTCCGCCGGCACCCCCACGTGGTACGCGTCGCCGCCGGCCACCTGCACCGCCCGGTGACCACCGGGTACGCCGGCACCGTGCTGACCGTCGCGCCGAGCACCTGGCGGCAGGCGTCGCTGACCATGAACGCCGACGACGAGATCGGCTGGGTCGACGAGCCGACCGCCTTCCTGCTGCACGCGGTGGACGACGGCGGCTGCGTCACCCACACCGTGCAGGTCAGCCACGCCGCCGGTCAGACCTGCAGTTACTGACCTCCGAGGGTGCGGCTCCTCTGGTACGTCGCGTACGGGTCGAACATGGATCCGGCGCGGCTCGGCTGGTACCTCTCCGGCGGCCGGCCACCCGACGGGCTGCGGTCGTACCCCGGGTGTCGGGACTGCCGGCCACCGCGCCGGACGGAAGCGGTGCTGGTCCCCGGCGGCGTCTACTTCGCCGGGGAGTCCCGGGCCTGGACGGGCGGGATGGCGTTCTACGACCCCGAGCTGCCGGGCACGGCGGCGGCGCGCGGCTACCTGCTCACCGCCGGGCAGTTCGCCGACATCGCCGCGCAGGAGATGTACCGCCCGCCCGGCGCCGACCTCGACCTGATCGCCGTGGCCGTCGAGGCCGGGCGGGCCACCCTCGGCCCCGGCCGGTACGAGACGCTGCTGCGGGTCGGCGTACGCGACGGGGTGCCGATGCTGACCTTCACCGCGCCCTGGCGGGCGGGCGAGGTGGCGTGGACCGCGCCGGCGCCGGTCTACCTGAGGATGATCGCGGCCGGGCTGCGGGCGGCGCACGGCTGGTCGGTCGACCGGACCGTCGCCTACCTGGCCGACCGCCCCGGCGTGACCGGGCACTGGACCCGCGCCGACCTGACCGACCTGGTGGCGGCCGTGCCGGCCCCCTGACCTGATCGCCGTCGGGGAGCCGCTGGACGGCGCGGCGGCCGGTCAGCCGAGCAGGAGGCGGCGCAGCTCGGCGGCGAGCCGGTCGGCGGGCACCTCGTGGAAACCGCCCTCCAGGCTCACCCGCCGGGCACCAGGGACCGCGTCGGCGGTCGCGCCCGTCGCGTCGCGCAGCCACTGCGGGCTGCCCGTGCTGTCCAGCACCACCGTCGGCACGGTGATGGTGGCGAGCCGGTCGGCGGGAAGACTGCCGTCCCCGCTGACGGTGGCGTCGTGGACCAGGGACGGGGCCATCATCTCCAGCCAGGACCACATCGGCTGATCACGCATGCCGCGTACCTGGTCCGCGGGGAGGCCCACCGCGTCGCGCAGGAAGCACTCGACCGCGTCGCCCCGCCGGCCCGCCGTCACCAGCTCGGCCAGCCGGGGCGCGAGCGCCGCGCCCGACCCGTCGTGCGGCCCGACCCGGAACGGCGGCTCGAAGAGGGCCAGCCCCGCGACCGGGAGCCCGGCGGCGGCCGCCAGGGCGGCGAGGATCGCGCCGGACGAGATCCCGTAGAGGTACGCCGTGCCACCGGCCGCGCCGATCAGCGCTGCCAGGTCCTCGATCTCCCGCTGCACCGCGTACGGGGCGGTGTCGGCGCTGTCGCCCCGGCCGCGTCGGTCGTACCCGAACACGGTGAAGTCCCCGGCCAGCGCGGCGGCCACCGCACGGGTGGTGGTCCGGTCGTTGAACGCGCCGCCCACCAGCACGATCGCCGGCCCGTCGCCGCTGCGCTCGTACGCGATGGTCGTGCCGTCGGCGGAGCGCACCGTGCCCACCGCCAGGGTCGCGTCAGTCATCCGTGGATCCTCTCCTCGTCGTCGTCTCCCATCCTGGTCGGTGCTACCGACGCGAATCCGACGCCGACCGCCGGATTGCTTTCACCTACCCGTCATGTCGGAATGGTCCGAACGTCCAGGCCGGGTCACCTCACGTATCCGCAGGTCTGTTCGACTTCCCCAGTCGACCGGCGGGGAAGGAGATGAGAGGCTGTCTCCTGACGGAGTGGCGACCCCCGACCGCCGCCCTCCGCGATCGACCCCTGTCACGGCACGGATCAGGGTCGCCGGGCGAACCATCGCTCGTGCCGCGTCCAACGCCGAACCTCACGAGGAGTTCCATGTCCGTCCCCGGGATGCGTCGGGCCGCCATCGGCCTGACCGCACTCGCCGCGGCCGCGCTGAGCACGGTCGCCGTCCACCCGAGCCAGGCCGAGGCCGGTCCCAAGCCGCTCGACGTCAAGCTGCTCGCCCTCAACGACTTCCACGGCAACCTCGAGCCGCCGACCGGCTCCAGCGGCACCATCGCCGGGCAGCCCGCCGGCGGCGCCGAATACCTGGCCACCCAGCTCGCCAAGCTGCGCGGGGCCACCGAGGAGGAGCAGGAGCGCACCATCACCGTCGCGGCCGGCGACCTGATCGGCGCCTCCCCGCTGCTCTCCGCCGCGTTCCACGACGAGCCGACCATCGAGTCGCTCACCATGGCCGGGCTGGACTTCGCCAGCGTCGGCAACCACGAGTTCGACGAGGGCGCCAACGAGCTGCTGCGCATCCAGAACGGCGGCTGCCACCCGGTCGACGGCTGCGCGGACGGCACCCCGTACGCGGGCGCCGGCTTCCAGTACCTCTCGGCGAACGCGTTCAAGACCGCCACCGGCCAGCCGCTGCTGCCGCCGTACGGCGTCAAGAAGGTCGACGGCGTCAAGGTCGGCTTCATCGGGATGACCCTGGAGGGCACCCCGCAGATCGTCTCCCAGGAGGGCGTCGCCGGCCTCACCTTCAGCGACGAGTCGGAGACCGCCAACAAGTACGCCCGCATCCTGCGCTCGCAGGGCGTGGAGACCATCGTCGTGCTGCTGCACGAGGGCGGTCAGCAGGACACCACCGGCGGCATCAACGACTGCAAGGGCTTCACCGGCCCGATCGTCGACATCGCCAACCGGATGGACCCGTCGATCGACGTGGTGGTCAGCGGGCACACCCACCAGGCGTACAACTGCGAGATCAACGGCAAGCTGGTCACCAGCGCCAGCTCGTTCGGTCGCCTGGTCACCGACATCGACCTGCAGATCGACCGGAAGACCGGCGACGTGCTGACCGCCAAGGCCAACAACGTCGTGGTGACCCGGGACGTCACCAAGGACGCGGCGCAGACCGAGCTGATCACCCGCTACAAGACGGCGCTCGGCCCGGTCGCCATTAAGGTCGTCGGCGAGACCGCCGAGCCGCTCAACCGCGTGCAGGAGACCCTGTTCGGTACGGCCAAGGGCGAGTCCCCGCTCGGCAACGTGATCGCCGACGCGCAGTTCGCGGCGACCGACAACGAGCAGGGCGCGCTCGGCGCGTTCATGAACCCCGGTGGTGTCCGCGCCGACCTCGACGCCGGTCAGGTCACCTACGAGGAGGCGTTCACGGTCCAGCCGTTCGCCAACAACCTGGTCACGCTCGACCTCACCGGCGCGCAGCTCTACTGCGTGCTGGAGCAGCAGTTCGTCGTCGGCCGGACGCTCTACCCGTCCTCGACGGTCCGCTACACCGTCGACGTGAACGGCACCACCGGCACCACCGCCGACCCGTGCGCCGGTACCCGGGTCGTCCGGGGCAGCCTCACCCTCGGCGGCGTGACGGTCACCGACGCCGGCACCTACCGGGTCACGGTGAACAACTTCCTGGCCGGTGGCGGTGACGGTTTCACCGCGCTCAAGAGCGGCACCAACCAGGTCACCGGCATGATCGACCTGGATGCCTTCGTGGCGTACCTGACCGCGTCCTCGCCGGTCTCCGCGCCGGCCCTGGACCGCATCCGCACCACCGCCGAGGTCCCCGCCGCCTGACGGCAGGACCCCGCCCACGAACGGGCCCCGGAGCAGCCGCTCCGGGGCCCGTCCCCGTCTCCGCCCCCGCCGCGCCGCCCCCGCCGCGCCGCCCCCGCCGGGCCGCGCCGCGCACGCACTTTCACGGAAAGCGTGGCTATGGCGCATCAAATAGCCACGCTTTCCGTGAAAGTGCGCGGCATTTTCGCGGGGTGGGTGTGGCGTGGTGAAGCGGGGGGGCGGGTGGAGCGTGGGCTGAGGGAGGCGGTGCAGGGGGTCAGGCGGGGGTGGGTTCGGGGGTGCGGTCGGCGGGGGCGGCGAGCCGGCCGTCCTGGATGGCGGTGAGCAGGGGACGCAGGGAGAGGGCGATCAGCGAGGCGGCCAGGCAGCCACCCACCACGACGGCCACCCACACCTTGCCGCCGGCGGCGCCGATCAGCGGGCCGGCGGTGACCGGGCCGATCACCCCGCTGATCCCGAAGATCATCGAACTCATCGCGTTGTACCGGCCGCGCAGCTCGTCGGTGGCCAGCGCGTTGGTCAGCGCCGGCATCACCGGCGACAGCATGGTCTCGCCGAACCCGAAGATCGCCGCGCAGGCCACCACGCCGAGCGCCGCCATCAGGGCGTTGCCGGTGCCGATCAGGCCGGCCGCGCCGAGGGTGAGCCATGCGGTCGCGAAGACCGCGCCGACCACCGCGAGCGCCCCGGTGCGGCTGCGCCCCTCCATCCGCCTGATCACCAGCAGTTGGGAGAGCACGATCATCAGGGTGTTGCCGGCCAGCGCCCAGGCGACCACGCGCGGGGTCACCTCGGCCACCCGGACCGCGTACGCGGTGAAACCGACCTCGATCTGGGCGTACCCGCAGGTGGTGAGCACCAGGCCGAAGATCACCAGGCGGCGGAACGGGCGGTCCCGCAGCACGGTGAGGTAACCCCCGCCGCCCGTCTTCGCGCCCGCCGCGCCGGCGGCGAGCCGGTGCCCGACGTGCGGCAGGGTCAGCAGGATGACCGCCGGCGTCAGGTAGCTGAGCGCGTCGAGCAGGTAGATCGCCTGGAAGGTCACCGGCCGGGCGACGTCGACGATGGCGCCCGAGGTCAGGCCGCCCACGCCGATGCCGAGGTTGAGCAGGGCGAAGTTCAGCCCGTACACCCGCTGCCGCTCGTCGTCGGCGGTGAGCGAGGCGAGGATGGTGTTCTGCCCGGACCAGATCGCCGAACCGCCGATCGCGATCACGGTGGCCACCCCGAACGCGGAGGCGGTCGAGTCGACCAGCGCCAACGACCCGGTGCCGATCGCCTCGATCAGCAGGGACGGCAGCACCACCCGGCGGGCGCCGAACCGGTCGATCAGCGTCCCGCCCAGCGGGGAGAGCGCCAGGGTGACCGCGCCGTACCAGCCGATCACCAAACCGGCCCGCGGGTCGGAGAGCCCGCGCACGTCGGTCAGGTAGATGAACAGGAACGGCAGGGTGAGGCCGCGACCGATCGCCGACAGCAGGGTGCCGAGCAGGATGCGTCGGGCTTCCGGACGGCGGGGGAGGGATCGGCGCAGCATGCCGCGATTCTTTCCAGCGGGTCTGACAGACCGCGACGCATTTTGCTGCCGCTCGCGCCTGCCACGTGATCAACCGCACGTCCACGGGCGCTGTCGGTCGGCTCTGCCATGCTGGCCCGGTGAGCGTGACCTGGCGACACCTGCCCGCATCGGCCCGCGAGATCGCCGTCGCCGCCACCGACGCCGTCGAGGCCGCGAAGGCCCGCGACGGTGCGGCGTACGAGGCGGCGACCGCGCGGCTCGGCGGGGCCGAGCGCTCCGGCCTGGTCCTCGGCGCGGTGGTGCGGCTGCTGCTGGAGGAGACCCATCCGGACGGGCTGGACGGCGACGATGTCCGGCAGGTGCTTGAGCACTGCGTCCGGGCGGCGGCCCCGTGGCGGCCGGAGGTCGACCCGCACGTGGTGCTGGTTCTGCTGGCCTCCGCGCTCGGCGTGTACGACCCGGGCGAGGACAGCTCCCCGCCCGATCCGGCGGCGATCGCCCGGCACGCCCCGCTGCTCGTCGCCGACCTGCTCGCGGTGACCGGCCGGCCGGTCGACGGCTACCTGGGGGCGGCGTTCACCGAGATCGAACGCACCGAGCGGCACGACTGACGGTCCGGCCGAACGGACGGGCGCATGGACCGATCGGCGCTGCTCGCATCGGCCGGCATCGCGATACGCTCCGCGCACAACATGATCGACTTGTCACGGGGGCGGTTGATGAACAGACGTGCGTGGGTGCGACTCGCGGTCGTACCACTGGTGGGCGGCGCGGGCCTGGTGGGTCCGGCGGCGCCCGCGGCGGTCGCCGCGCCGGCACCGGTCACCCAGGCGGTGGCCGACGAGTTGTACGTGAGCAAGGACTGCGCGTCGGGCGGCGACGGCAGTGTGGACCGGCCGTTCTGCACCATCTCGGCGGCGGCGGCCGTGGTGCAGCCCGGCCAGACGGTGCTGGTGCAGCCGGGCAACTACCCGGAGGCGCTCACCGTCACCCGCTCCGGCACCGCGGACGCGCCGGTCACCTTCCGGGCCGTGAACGGACCGAGCGGCCGGGTCACGGTCGGCAACATCGACGCCACCAACGTCATCGGCGCCGTCATCACCCTCTCCGGCGTGCACGACGTGGTGGTGCAGGGGTTCACCGTGGTGAGCACGCCGGAGCGGACCCCGCTCGTGGTCGACGGGTCCACCCGGGTCACCGTCGACGGTCTCGGGGCGTACTCGTCGCGCACCACAAGCACGCTGCACGTCACCGGAGCCTCCCGGGATGTCACCGTCAGCCGGAACTACCTCAGCAACTCGCCTGCCCAGAGTCCCGCCGTGCGGGTCGACCCGGGCGTCACCGGCACGATGATCGTCCACAACCAACTGTCCAACAGTGGTCTGCTGGTCACTGACGCCGTCGGTACGGTGATCACCAACAACACGGTCCTGACCAACTGCCAGCGGGCCATCGAGGTGGCCGGAACAGCTCCCGGCGTGGAGATCCAGAACAACATCGTGCGCACCCACCCGTTCCGCGCGGCCTGTGCCGATCCGGGACCGGCCACCGCCATCACGGTGTCGCCGGAGTCGACGGACGGCGCGGTCGCCGACTACAACCTGATCGACCCGATCACCGGCGGCGCCCTCTACTCATGGGGCGGGACCGGCTACTCCGATCTGCCGTCCTTCCGTACCGCCAGCGGTCAGGGGCAGCACGACATCGCGGCCGACCCGATCATCGGGAACCTCATGAGCAGCGGGCGGTACTACCGCCCGATCGGCGCGACATCGCCCGCGGTCGACTCGGCCAACGCCTCCGCCAAGGGGCTCACCCGCACCGACATGCTCGGCAACCCGCACAGTGACAACCCGGCCGTGCCCAACACCGGCACCGGCATCGGGTACCACGACCGGGGCGCCTTCGAGGTCCAGGGCGGCGTGATCGGCGGCCAGGTCGGCATCGAGCGCAAGCGTGGCACCGACCCGTTCGCGGTGACGGCGATCGCCGCCCCGCAGTACGCCTGGACGACGGACGGTGAGGGCGGCTCGATCGCGTACAAGTTCGACGACGAGCGCTACTGGCGGGTGACCGCGGACCGGACCCGCGACCACTCGTTCCGCCGCGGTGGTCGCAGCTGTGTCGCCACGAAGACCAGCTTCACCGACTTCCGGATCACGCCGGAGTACAGCTACTACCACTGCACGACGGTCGGGGCGCCCTACACTCCGGTGTCGCCCACCCGGGTGCTGGACACCCGGGCGGCGATCGGCACCGCCACCACCACGGCGGTGCCGGCGAAGGGCGAGGTCGTCCTGCCGGTCCCGAGTGTCGGCGGCGTGCCGGCCCGGGACATCACCGCGCTGGTCCTCAACGTCACGGTCACCAGGCCGACGGCGTCGGGCTTCATCACCGTGTACCCGAACCGGGACAACAGTTGGCCGCCAAGCTCGTCGAACGTCAACTTCGTCGCCAACGAGACCGTGCCGAACCTGGTCACCGTGCCGATGGGCGACGGCATCCGCTTCCGCAACAGCAGCAGCGGCACGGTGCACCTGGTCGCCGACCTGCAGGGCTTCTACGGCCGGCAGGGCTCCGGCTTCAAGCCGCTCAGCCCGGTGCGGGTGCTGGACACCCGGACGTCGACGCCGCTGGCCGGCAACGCCGACCGGCGGCTGGACTTCGCCGGCTGGCTGCCGGCCGACGCGACGGCGGCGATCCTGAACGTGACGGTCACCAGGCCGACCGCCGCGGGCGTGCTGAAGGTCTACCCGGACGGCTCGTCGGTGCCGGTGGCCTCGAACCTCAACTTCGTGGCCGGGCAGACGATCCCGAACCTGGTGATCGTGCCGGTGGTCGCCGGCAAGGTGATGATCCGCAACGCCAGCTCCGGCACCACCCACGTGGTCGCCGACCTGGCCGGCTACTTCGGCTCGGCCGCTTCCGGGGCCAACCAGGTCTACGTGCCGTACGGGCCGACCCGGATCGCCGACACCCGCGACGACTCGGGCTGGATCAAGGTGGTCTCCGGCCAGCTCAGCAGGTACCAGAAGGCGCCGTTCGCGGTGAAGAGCGAGACGGGCTGTGACTTCGAGTGCCCCCGGCCGACCGCCGCGGTGCTCAACCTGACCGTCACCGCCCCGACGGCCGCGGGCGTGCTGACCGCGTACCCGGCGGGCGAGGCGGCGCCGACGGCGTCGAACGTCAACTTCGTCGCCGGTGAGACGGCCGCGAACCTGGCCGTGGTCAAGGTCGGTGCCAACGGTCAGGTCGCGGCGTTCAACAACAGCAGCGGCTACACCCACGCCATCGTCGACCAGTCCGGGTACTTCATCGCCCCGGCCTGACGGTCACCGCCGGTCCGCAGCGGCCGCGCCCCCGGTCTCCTCGATCGGGACGCGGCCGCTGCGCCGTTCTCCGGCCCGGTCAGGGGCTGGCGGCGAGGAAGACGAACGCGGCCAGCAGCACCAGGTGGACCCCGCCCTGAAGGACGGTCGCCCGGCCGGGGACGACGGTGAGCACCCCGGTCACCGCGGTCAGCGCCAGCAGGGTCAGCTGGGTGCCGCCGAGGCCGAGCAGCAGCGGCCCCTCCAGCCAGATGGAGGCGAGGGGCGATCGCCGGGATGGTGAGACCGATGCTGGCCATCGCGGAGCCGAGGGCGAGGTTGAGGCTGATCTGCACCCGGTCCCGCCGGGCGGCCCGGGCCGCGGCGAGGGTCTCGGGGAGCAGCACGAGCAGTGCGATGACCACGCCCACGAAGGCCTGCGGGAGGTTCGCGGCCGCGACGCCCGCCTCGATGGCGGGGGAGACCGTCTTGGCCAGGCCGACCACGGCGACCAGGGAGACGAGCAGCAGGCCCAGGCTGGCCAGCGCGGTCCGCGTCGACGGCGGGTCGGCGTGCGCGTCGCCGTCGTCGTCCAGCAGCCTGCCCTCGCTGGTCACGGGGAGGAAGTAGTCGCGGTGCCGGCCGGTCTGCACCATGACGAAGAGCCCGTCGCGCCGATCAGCAGAGACAACCCGAGGATGCCGTTGCAGGTGATCATCACGGCGGCGAAGACAGTGTCCCGGGCCAGCGACTGGGTCTTCTCTCCGCCGCTGATCATCAGGGTCACGATCAGCGCCACCTCGATGACGGTGACCGCCACGGCGAGCACCAGCGAGCCGTACGGTTCGCCGACCTTGTGCGCGACCACCTCGGCGTGGTGGACGGCCGCGAGCACCGCGCCGGCCAGGAAGGCGGCCACCAGCGCGACCATGATCCCGGGGAGGCCGCGACCCCAGGTGACGGCGAGCAGTACGACCGCGAGGATGGGCATGGATACGGTCCAGTTGGTCAAACGGGATCGAATCAGCGCGATCATGCCGTCAACAATGCCAGGCGCGCCGATCGAACGCCGAGCGTCGACGAACCCCGTGACCGCCGCTGAGAAGGTCGAAAGCCCCTGCCCAGAGGGTCACGCCGCACCAGCGGACGCGAGGGCCTTCGCCTCCCGACGGCGACCGGTTGCAGCCCGAACCCCTGGTCCACATTGTCCGTGCGGGGGGCCATCGCATCGGTGGACGTCGGGGTACGCTGCCGCGCGCAGGCAGAACTTCAGGCACGGGGATGGTTGATGACGACCAGAAACACACTCGCCCGGCTCGCAGTCGTACCCCTGATCGGGGGCGCGGGCCTGGTCGGGCCGGCGGCGCCAGCGATGGGCGCGACGCCCGCGCCGGTCGCCCAGGCGGCGGCGGCCCCAGGGACGGAACTCCACGTGAGCAGCAAGTACTGCTCCCCGACGGGCACCCGGGACGGCAGCCCGGCGGCGCCGTTCTGCACGATCCAGGCTGCCTCGGACGTGGCCGGACCGGGCCAGACGGTCCTGGTCCACCCGGGCACCTACCAGGAGAACGTCTCGTTCACCCGGTCCGGCACGGCGGA comes from Micromonospora purpureochromogenes and encodes:
- a CDS encoding NosD domain-containing protein, with protein sequence MNRRAWVRLAVVPLVGGAGLVGPAAPAAVAAPAPVTQAVADELYVSKDCASGGDGSVDRPFCTISAAAAVVQPGQTVLVQPGNYPEALTVTRSGTADAPVTFRAVNGPSGRVTVGNIDATNVIGAVITLSGVHDVVVQGFTVVSTPERTPLVVDGSTRVTVDGLGAYSSRTTSTLHVTGASRDVTVSRNYLSNSPAQSPAVRVDPGVTGTMIVHNQLSNSGLLVTDAVGTVITNNTVLTNCQRAIEVAGTAPGVEIQNNIVRTHPFRAACADPGPATAITVSPESTDGAVADYNLIDPITGGALYSWGGTGYSDLPSFRTASGQGQHDIAADPIIGNLMSSGRYYRPIGATSPAVDSANASAKGLTRTDMLGNPHSDNPAVPNTGTGIGYHDRGAFEVQGGVIGGQVGIERKRGTDPFAVTAIAAPQYAWTTDGEGGSIAYKFDDERYWRVTADRTRDHSFRRGGRSCVATKTSFTDFRITPEYSYYHCTTVGAPYTPVSPTRVLDTRAAIGTATTTAVPAKGEVVLPVPSVGGVPARDITALVLNVTVTRPTASGFITVYPNRDNSWPPSSSNVNFVANETVPNLVTVPMGDGIRFRNSSSGTVHLVADLQGFYGRQGSGFKPLSPVRVLDTRTSTPLAGNADRRLDFAGWLPADATAAILNVTVTRPTAAGVLKVYPDGSSVPVASNLNFVAGQTIPNLVIVPVVAGKVMIRNASSGTTHVVADLAGYFGSAASGANQVYVPYGPTRIADTRDDSGWIKVVSGQLSRYQKAPFAVKSETGCDFECPRPTAAVLNLTVTAPTAAGVLTAYPAGEAAPTASNVNFVAGETAANLAVVKVGANGQVAAFNNSSGYTHAIVDQSGYFIAPA